TTCACCAACACCGGGAATATAGGCTATCTGGAGATACCTGGCCAACTGAGAGTGACCTGTGACATAGACAAACAAAGCGAAACAGGCCGCACAAACCACTACGGGCCCAATAGCAAGGCCATCCAGACCATCTGTTAAATTCACTGCATTAGATGCTCCGACCATGACAAAAATGGCAAATGGGATATAAAATAAATATAAGTCAGGCCTTATGTCCTTAAAAAACGGAACTAAAAGTTCTGTGGTGTAGCCCGGCATATTAACCAAAATTGAAACTACTCCCAATGCTACGATCGTCTGCCCTAAAAATTTGGTCTGGGCACTTAAGCCTTTATTCTGCTTTTTGACAATTTTTAAGTAGTCATCCACAAAACCAACCAGACCAAAGCCCAAAAAGACAAAAATAGTCAGCCACAAAAATTTATTAGTCAAATCTCCCCAGAGAAAAACACTGCCCAACAGACTAGCACCGATAAGCAAACCACCCATTGTAGGCGTGCCCGCTTTATTCTGATGCTTTGGTCCGTCTTCCTGAATATATTGCCCAAATTTTATCTTTCTCAACCATTCAATAAATTTTGGCCCAAGCACAATACTAATCAACAGGGCGGTCAAAAGAGCATAGATGCTTCTAAATGTTATATATCTGAAAACATTAAAAACAGTGTAATCTTGAGATAGGGGATATAATAAATGATATAACATCTCGCTTCTTAACCTTTTAACCTCTTAGCCTATTAAAAATTTTAGTTTTTAACCTTTTTCACATATTCTTCCATTCTACTGCTTCTTGAACCTTTAAACAGAAGAACTGCCTGTCTTAAATTAAGATTTTTAAAAAAACTAAAAAAATCTTCCGGGCTGTGACAGATATAAAATTCTCCTGACCATCCTTTAAGTCCCTCTTTTACAAAAGACGCATTCTGACCGTGAAAAAATACATAATGGCAACCTATCCTATGGATAAACTCGCCCAGCTTCCTATGTTCTTCTTCTGATGCCTCACCCAGTTCAGCCATATCTCCAAGGACAAGAACCAACTCTCTATCTTTAGCCAATTCCGCAGCGGTGCTAATAGCTGCCCTCATAGAAAGAGGATTGGCATTATATGTATCGTCAATAATTGTCCACTCCCCTTTAGTCCAAAGGCAAAGCCTCTGTTCTGGCAGTCTGGCCTGACAAAGCCCCTGTTCGATTTCCGAGCCTGAATAACCCAACAAATGGGCCAAAACAGCTACCGCGGAAATGTTCTCTGTTAAATGGGCACCTATCCAGGGCAAAGCAAGAGAGTAGTTTTCCCCATTGATTCCAATTTCGTAGTGGCCCCTGCCCCCTTCACAGCCACGATACTCACCCCAGAATCTCTGTCTTTTATCAGTGCAGGAAAAAAAGTATGGTTTGATTTGGGTGCGCCTCCGGGCTTCTTTGACCAAAGGAGGGTAGTCTTTATTTAAAACTGCCCAGGATTCGTTTTCCAAATAATCAAGAATTTTAGTCTTATACCTGGCCACATCGGATACACTGCCTAAGCCCTCCAGATGACAGGGGCCGATATTGGTTATAACCACAATATCTGGACGCAAAATACTTCCCAATTCATCCATATCTTCGGGTTCACTAATGCCCAGTTCTAAAACCCAATAGTCTTCCTGACCATCAAACTTCAAAATCGACAAAGGCAGGCCGAGCTGATTGTTCCAATTTTTATAATTCTTTCCAACCTTGGCTTTCTGGCTTAAAACAGAGAAAAGAAACTCTTTGGTTGTTGTTTTTCCTGCTGAACCAGTGATACCGATGACCCTAGCCCTCGTTCTCTGTCTTACATAAAGAGCCAGCCGGCCCAGGGCCTTGACTGT
This region of Desulfovulcanus ferrireducens genomic DNA includes:
- the mraY gene encoding phospho-N-acetylmuramoyl-pentapeptide-transferase, encoding MLYHLLYPLSQDYTVFNVFRYITFRSIYALLTALLISIVLGPKFIEWLRKIKFGQYIQEDGPKHQNKAGTPTMGGLLIGASLLGSVFLWGDLTNKFLWLTIFVFLGFGLVGFVDDYLKIVKKQNKGLSAQTKFLGQTIVALGVVSILVNMPGYTTELLVPFFKDIRPDLYLFYIPFAIFVMVGASNAVNLTDGLDGLAIGPVVVCAACFALFVYVTGHSQLARYLQIAYIPGVGEVTVFCGAMVGAGLGFLWFNAYPAQIFMGDVGSLSLGGCLGFIAVLCKQELILVIVGGLFVVETISVILQVGYFKLSGGKRIFRMAPLHHHFELKGVPESKIIVRFWILSILLALVALSTLKLR
- a CDS encoding UDP-N-acetylmuramoyl-tripeptide--D-alanyl-D-alanine ligase, translating into MHLTIEQIALATSSYGDFDGLEKVPITKVQTDSRLVQEGDLFVCIAGQRYDGHNFAQEAVKKGARAILAHTPLLDIEEVPVLLVEDTVKALGRLALYVRQRTRARVIGITGSAGKTTTKEFLFSVLSQKAKVGKNYKNWNNQLGLPLSILKFDGQEDYWVLELGISEPEDMDELGSILRPDIVVITNIGPCHLEGLGSVSDVARYKTKILDYLENESWAVLNKDYPPLVKEARRRTQIKPYFFSCTDKRQRFWGEYRGCEGGRGHYEIGINGENYSLALPWIGAHLTENISAVAVLAHLLGYSGSEIEQGLCQARLPEQRLCLWTKGEWTIIDDTYNANPLSMRAAISTAAELAKDRELVLVLGDMAELGEASEEEHRKLGEFIHRIGCHYVFFHGQNASFVKEGLKGWSGEFYICHSPEDFFSFFKNLNLRQAVLLFKGSRSSRMEEYVKKVKN